The genomic stretch CGTGCAGGAGCACCGTGCGTCGATCGAAGCGAGCGAGGTGCTCGAAAAGAAAATCCGCGGGCTGATCGACACCTTCAGCTCGTTCGTCCAGGACTACCACAGCGCGCAGTTGCTCGCGACCGCTGACGGAAATCCGGCCCGCTTCAAACCGCTGTTTCAGGCATTCAGCGACCTGATCGGCAAGTTCCATGGCGAGGTGGCGGCGGCCTTAAGGGCCTGAATTTGGCGGGCCGAGCAACATTGTTGTGCAGTAGAAGAGAGATAGAAAAATGGACAAGAAAAACTCGCGCGAGACCTACCGGTCGATCGAGCGACTATACGTACCACACTGGCTAACCGAGCGCATCCAGGTGACAAACTTCGACCTCGTCGACCAGATGAAATGGCTGCTTGAGATGGATGGCGCCTTCAACGACATTCTGGCCGTCGAGCGCAAAGAGATCGACCACGTCAAGCACAACGAGGCGTCGTTGCGAAACCTCTTGCGCACGCCATTTTTAATGGTCGCTCCAACCCTCGAGTCGGTGGAGGACTGGCGCTGCTTCGTCGACGATACCCCCACAACCGTCGCGGTCGATCAGCTGTTTCGCAAACTTCCCCCGCTGGACGCGCTCGCGAAGTTCTCGGTTGAGCACCACAACCGCGTCTTCCTCGATCTGGTCACGAGCGTCATTCACCTGAGCGTGCTTGCTGCCCCGCTCCTCGGGATCACGACCGAGGTAGCCGCCTACCTTGCGTCGGTACCGACCTACAGACTGAGAATTGCTCTCGGTCGAATGAACGGTCTGCCGCTGTTCCGGTGGCGCTTCAACTCGACGACGTTTTGGTACCAGTTCACCGCCAGCGATTTGAGCGACGAGATGGTCGCGCACCAGATCATGGCGACCTCGCCAATCCGAATGAACAGCGCACCCGGCAAGGCCGGTTGGAGCGAACTGCGCCTGCCGCGCGACAAGAACGAGACGTACGCCCACGCCCTGATGGCATATGGCTGCCGCGCATCGACGGCCGCCAGCCTGTTCCGGCTGAATCAGAACGCGATGCGCCAGCGGTATGTCGAGATGCACGGCACCAGCTCGCCGTGCGGCAACACGCCGAACTCGCTCAACTGGTTCGTCGAGACGCCGACCAATCGCCTCCACGGAACGATCTTCACGTGGCTCTACCGCGCCGCGCTGGCGTCCGGCGCCAACGCACCGCAAGCCCTGATCGCCACCAACGACGTCTACCAGCAGATCTTCGGCGGCCAGCACTCGATCTCCGTCGACCGCGGCTGCAACCTGACTCGCGCGATGGCAGCAGACAACCGACTCACAATTGCACCGTGCCGGACCTGCCGAACTGAATACATCGTCAGCAATAACGAGACGAAAATCGAGATGCACCATAGCTTCGACTGTCCGGCCTGCACGGGGCAGCTTGGCGCGAAACGCCGCGGCGGCAAAGCGAGGGCGCGCAATGAGGAACAGTAACGATCGCCCCGACTCCGATGCCCTCCCCGACCTGCCGGCGAGCCTGATCGTGATCAACGGCGATCGCAGGCCGCAGTTCGCGTGGTACGACGCCGAGACTGAGCAGTACTACTCGGAGGCCGACGGGCAAGTCATCGTCGACGTCCGAGCGGCGATGCCGTGGGCGGCGGTCTACGTTCACTAGGCGCCCTATGGACGACCTCGCCTACCTCGTCGCCGAAAGCAATGCCGCCTGGCTCGACGGCCGTGGCGACGGCCGATTCGAGCGATACGAACGGTTCTACCAGTCGCAGCGCGAAACGCAGGCCGAGTCGTTCGAGCTCGAGCAGATCAACGAAGCCTACCCCGCGTGGGCTGGCAGTCAGCCGCCACCGATGCTCGGACTGCTGGTCAGGCCGTGGTTCGGCAAGGTGCTGGTCGCACTCACGTGCATGTACGTCGGTGCGCAAGTCGTCCCTGCCGTGTCTTCGGCGATTCCGTACAAGTCGACCGTGCTGTTGGGCGTGGCTTTCGTCGGGTTGCGGGTATTTCACTGGAAGCGACGACGAGCCAGATGAGCGCCAAAACTTGATTCCCGCCCTATGGCGGGATTTTTTGCCAGAACCCCATTAAGTCTGATGAAATCGGGCCGTAATTTAGAATTGGCGGTTTTTTGGCTCGCCCAAGCCATTTTGAAAAGTGGGCCGTCGGCCACGCGAACTTGACTTCGCCGCCGCGTCCGTAGGATGGAATCAAGGGTTCGCAAGGTGCGCACCCGACAACAAAATGAGGACCAACAATGAAGAAGATCACGACCATCAGCCTTTCTGCCCTTTCGGTAGCGACGGTTCTGGCGCTCGCAGCATGCGGCGGAGGCGGTGGTGACGGTAGTGGCAGTTCCAACGGTGCGCCGAGCAGCAATTCTGGCTCCTCGGGCGGGAACTCCGGATCGTCCGGCGGCGGCTCGACGCCGCCTGCCGTGCCCGGTACGGTCGGTAGCCCTCAATACAGCACACAGAGCGCGCAACTTGCCGCATTCAATTTGCTGAACCAGTACCGTCAACAGTGCGGCTTCCCTGCCCTCAAGCAGAACACCGTGCTCGATCAAGCCGCCCAGAATCACGCAAAATACATTGGGCTCAATGGCGCGGTGACAGATTCGGAGCTGGCCGGAAATCAAGGTTACACGGGAGCCAGC from Burkholderia ubonensis subsp. mesacidophila encodes the following:
- a CDS encoding FlhC family transcriptional regulator; this translates as MDKKNSRETYRSIERLYVPHWLTERIQVTNFDLVDQMKWLLEMDGAFNDILAVERKEIDHVKHNEASLRNLLRTPFLMVAPTLESVEDWRCFVDDTPTTVAVDQLFRKLPPLDALAKFSVEHHNRVFLDLVTSVIHLSVLAAPLLGITTEVAAYLASVPTYRLRIALGRMNGLPLFRWRFNSTTFWYQFTASDLSDEMVAHQIMATSPIRMNSAPGKAGWSELRLPRDKNETYAHALMAYGCRASTAASLFRLNQNAMRQRYVEMHGTSSPCGNTPNSLNWFVETPTNRLHGTIFTWLYRAALASGANAPQALIATNDVYQQIFGGQHSISVDRGCNLTRAMAADNRLTIAPCRTCRTEYIVSNNETKIEMHHSFDCPACTGQLGAKRRGGKARARNEEQ